In Acidisarcina polymorpha, the DNA window TTCAAAAGGAAAACACCACGGAGTGCTTACAGACCAATGTCTTCGGTGCAGAACCGGCCAGGAGTTTGGGCCGTAGGAGATTGTGCGGAGATTCCAAAGGCGAATGGGAAGGAAACCTACGCTCCAACAGCCCAGAACGCTACGCGAGAGGGTACGTGGCTGGCTCGGAATGTGAATGCGGTGCTTCGAGGACGCGTTCCGAGACCCTTTCGCTACAAGATGCTCGGACAGCTGGCATTGCTGTCTCATCGGCGCGCAATCGCTGATCTGCTGGGTTTGAAGATAGAGGGTTTCATCGCATGGGCTATTTGGTGGGCCATCTACACTCTCAAGCTGCCTTAATGGAATGGCCGTATCGGAGTACTTAAGAGTTTTTTTGCAAGCAATCGTCTCTTTGAGTTGGGTTCTATCTCGGAACAACGGCCGTTTTCAAAGAGTCACAAGCGGAGCCGAGTGTAAGTTCAAGTGGAATAGGCTTAGCAGCCGAGCTTTACAGTGCGGGTATAAACAATTTAGGAACAACGGCGAGTGGTCAACATGACAAGGGCGTTAGGCGTGGGCATTATCGGGGCAAGTGCAACACGCGGTTGGGCAAAGATCTCTCATGTTCCCGCCATACAGGGGCTTGCTGGATTGGAAGTGGTTGCCGTAGCTTCGGGCACCCAATCGAAAGCGGAAGAAGCCGCAAGGGCTTTCGGTGCGAAGACCGGCTATGCGGATGCTGAGGACCTGATCAAAGATCCCGCCGTGGACATCGTGACAATTGCGGTCAAGGTGCCCGATCACCGTGAGCTCGTGTTAGCGGCGCTGGAAGCGAGCAAGCACATCTACTGTGAGTGGCCTCTCGGCCGAAGTCTTGCCGAAGCAGAGGAACTAGCTGCTGCAGCAAAGGCGACAAAGGTTCACGTCCTTACCGGTTTACAGACTCGTCTGAATCCGGTCATGCTCCGTGCTCGCGACCTGGTCTCGACGGGTACTATCGGTCGGCCGCTCGCGGCTCGCATCTTCTCGAGCACGATAGCCTTTGGGCCCAAGGTGGAGACGGCGATGAGCTTTGCCGAAGATCCGGCGAACGGCGCCACTCTGGTGACGATTCAGGGAGCACATACGCTGGACTTTCGGATCGCCGTGCTAGGTCCGCTGACGGACTTGAG includes these proteins:
- a CDS encoding Gfo/Idh/MocA family protein, with the translated sequence MTRALGVGIIGASATRGWAKISHVPAIQGLAGLEVVAVASGTQSKAEEAARAFGAKTGYADAEDLIKDPAVDIVTIAVKVPDHRELVLAALEASKHIYCEWPLGRSLAEAEELAAAAKATKVHVLTGLQTRLNPVMLRARDLVSTGTIGRPLAARIFSSTIAFGPKVETAMSFAEDPANGATLVTIQGAHTLDFRIAVLGPLTDLSALATTQFRQTTVGDSATQKTRLTHDHLLVQARVGAAIPLSVEVAGGRPIDSVAFRMEIDGEMGTLHIDGGAPRGFQSGKLIVSWCGELQHVDEGEGAAMPAEAANVALMYAALRNDFLSGTATVPDFEHAVRLTKLLSDLTASSRTGCRKLSADWPT